The following coding sequences lie in one Dunckerocampus dactyliophorus isolate RoL2022-P2 chromosome 4, RoL_Ddac_1.1, whole genome shotgun sequence genomic window:
- the bco2l gene encoding beta-carotene 15, 15-dioxygenase 2, like isoform X1 has translation MTTAPQTIAAPFVQMAALIRRIISTKKKPLLPSARTVSSRQRCPQVKGLESVAPLVNSVEECPDPIPTTIKGTIPLWINGSFLRNGPGKFEFGQDRYTHWFDGMAMMHRFHICEGNVTYSSRFLRSDSYVHNSEKNRIVVSEFGTLAMPDPCKNIFARFFSRFQIPKATDNASVNFVKYKGDYYVSTETNYMRHIDPQTLDTKEKMDWSQYIAVNSATAHPHYDRQGATYNMGNSHGKGGFFYNIIRVPPPEETGANEDCANLNGAKVICSIRACEPRKPSYYHSFVMSENYIVFVEQPIKLDLLKLMLYRIQGKSFHKVMTWEPQYDTIFHLVNLHTGKVSEVKYRAAPMFTLHQINAFEDNGFLVMDMCCGDDGEVIGDFTLENLRRDSGEEMDKFYNSLCRNLPRRYVLPLKVDKQTPVDQNLVTLPNYKATAKKTQSGEVFMTHEELHDEELLQYGGLEFPQINYERCNGRPYRYFYSCGFGHVFSDSLLKMDVHTKELKVWRYPGLFPSEPVFVTSPEATEEDDGVVLSVIITPREDKSTFLLVLDAKTFTELGRAEVPVNIPYGTHGVFNHMA, from the exons ATGACTACTGCACCACAGACAA ttgctgcaccgttcgttcaaatggctgctctgatcaggaggattatcagcacaaaaaaaaagcccctgctgccatcggctcgtacag TGTCCAGCAGGCAGAGATGCCCTCAGGTCAAAGGGTTAGAGAGTGTAGCACCTCTGGTGAACTCTGTGGAGGAATGCCCTGATCCCATTCCCACCACCATAAAGGGAACCATCCCTTTATGGATAAATGGGAGCTTCCTGAGGAACGGCCCTGGAAAGTTTGAATTTGGCCAGGACAG ATACACCCATTGGTTTGACGGCATGGCCATGATGCACAGATTTCACATCTGTGAGGGCAATGTCACATACAGTAGCCGCTTCCTTAGAAGTGACTCGTATGTGCACAACTCCGAGAAGAATCGCATCGTAGTGTCAGAGTTCGGAACACTGGCCATGCCCGATCCTTGCAAGAACATCTTTGCTAGATTCTTCTCACGTTTTCAGATCCCAA AGGCTACAGACAACGCCAGCGTGAACTTTGTCAAGTACAAGGGAGACTACTATGTGAGCACAGAAACCAACTACATGAGACACATAGATCCTCAAACTTTGGACACAAAAGAGAAG ATGGACTGGAGCCAGTACATTGCTGTCAACTCAGCCACAGCTCACCCACACTATGACCGCCAAGGGGCCACATACAACATGGGCAACTCACATGGAAAAGGAG GTTTCTTCTACAACATCATCCGTGTGCCCCCACCTGAGGAGACGGGGGCGAATGAGGATTGCGCAAACCTGAATGGAGCCAAAGTGATCTGCTCCATCCGGGCATGTGAACCCAGAAAACCTTCCTACTATCACAGCTTCG TCATGTCGGAGAACTACATTGTGTTTGTGGAGCAGCCTATCAAGTTGGATCTGCTCAAGCTTATGCTGTACCGCATTCAAGGAAAGAGCTTTCATAAGGTCATGACCTGGGAGCCCCAGTATGACACCATTTTCCATCTGGTCAACCTGCACACAGGAAAA GTGAGTGAGGTCAAATACCGTGCAGCTCCCATGTTCACACTGCATCAGATCAATGCCTTTGAGGACAACGGCTTTCTTGTTATGGACATGTGCTGCGGGGATGATGGCGAGGTCATCGGAGACTTCACCTTGGAGAACCTCCGCAGAGACTCAGGAGAGGAAATGGACAag TTTTACAACTCCCTGTGTAGAAACCTGCCGAGGAGATACGTCCTCCCTCTGAAAGTGGACAAACAAACCCCTGTGGACCAGAACCTTGTGACCCTGCCAAACTATAAAGCCACTGCCAAGAAGACACAATCTGGAGAG GTTTTCATGACCCACGAGGAGCTTCACGACGAAGAGCTGCTGCAATACGGTGGCCTGGAGTTCCCTCAGATCAACTACGAACGCTGCAATGGTCGGCCTTACCGCTACTTTTACTCCTGTGGCTTTGGACACGTCTTCAGTGACTCCCTGCTCAAAATGGACGTGCACACCAAAGAGCTTAAG GTGTGGCGGTATCCCGGCTTGTTCCCGTCTGAGCCTGTCTTTGTTACTTCGCCTGAGGCTACGGAGGAAGATGAtggagttgtgttgtcagtcaTTATCACACCCCGAGAA GACAAAAGTACGTTCCTTCTCGTTCTGGATGCTAAGACCTTCACTGAGCTGGGCAGAGCAGAGGTCCCTGTCAATATCCCATATGGTACGCACGGCGTGTTTAATCATATGGCTTAG
- the bco2l gene encoding beta-carotene 15, 15-dioxygenase 2, like isoform X2 codes for MAALIRRIISTKKKPLLPSARTVSSRQRCPQVKGLESVAPLVNSVEECPDPIPTTIKGTIPLWINGSFLRNGPGKFEFGQDRYTHWFDGMAMMHRFHICEGNVTYSSRFLRSDSYVHNSEKNRIVVSEFGTLAMPDPCKNIFARFFSRFQIPKATDNASVNFVKYKGDYYVSTETNYMRHIDPQTLDTKEKMDWSQYIAVNSATAHPHYDRQGATYNMGNSHGKGGFFYNIIRVPPPEETGANEDCANLNGAKVICSIRACEPRKPSYYHSFVMSENYIVFVEQPIKLDLLKLMLYRIQGKSFHKVMTWEPQYDTIFHLVNLHTGKVSEVKYRAAPMFTLHQINAFEDNGFLVMDMCCGDDGEVIGDFTLENLRRDSGEEMDKFYNSLCRNLPRRYVLPLKVDKQTPVDQNLVTLPNYKATAKKTQSGEVFMTHEELHDEELLQYGGLEFPQINYERCNGRPYRYFYSCGFGHVFSDSLLKMDVHTKELKVWRYPGLFPSEPVFVTSPEATEEDDGVVLSVIITPREDKSTFLLVLDAKTFTELGRAEVPVNIPYGTHGVFNHMA; via the exons atggctgctctgatcaggaggattatcagcacaaaaaaaaagcccctgctgccatcggctcgtacag TGTCCAGCAGGCAGAGATGCCCTCAGGTCAAAGGGTTAGAGAGTGTAGCACCTCTGGTGAACTCTGTGGAGGAATGCCCTGATCCCATTCCCACCACCATAAAGGGAACCATCCCTTTATGGATAAATGGGAGCTTCCTGAGGAACGGCCCTGGAAAGTTTGAATTTGGCCAGGACAG ATACACCCATTGGTTTGACGGCATGGCCATGATGCACAGATTTCACATCTGTGAGGGCAATGTCACATACAGTAGCCGCTTCCTTAGAAGTGACTCGTATGTGCACAACTCCGAGAAGAATCGCATCGTAGTGTCAGAGTTCGGAACACTGGCCATGCCCGATCCTTGCAAGAACATCTTTGCTAGATTCTTCTCACGTTTTCAGATCCCAA AGGCTACAGACAACGCCAGCGTGAACTTTGTCAAGTACAAGGGAGACTACTATGTGAGCACAGAAACCAACTACATGAGACACATAGATCCTCAAACTTTGGACACAAAAGAGAAG ATGGACTGGAGCCAGTACATTGCTGTCAACTCAGCCACAGCTCACCCACACTATGACCGCCAAGGGGCCACATACAACATGGGCAACTCACATGGAAAAGGAG GTTTCTTCTACAACATCATCCGTGTGCCCCCACCTGAGGAGACGGGGGCGAATGAGGATTGCGCAAACCTGAATGGAGCCAAAGTGATCTGCTCCATCCGGGCATGTGAACCCAGAAAACCTTCCTACTATCACAGCTTCG TCATGTCGGAGAACTACATTGTGTTTGTGGAGCAGCCTATCAAGTTGGATCTGCTCAAGCTTATGCTGTACCGCATTCAAGGAAAGAGCTTTCATAAGGTCATGACCTGGGAGCCCCAGTATGACACCATTTTCCATCTGGTCAACCTGCACACAGGAAAA GTGAGTGAGGTCAAATACCGTGCAGCTCCCATGTTCACACTGCATCAGATCAATGCCTTTGAGGACAACGGCTTTCTTGTTATGGACATGTGCTGCGGGGATGATGGCGAGGTCATCGGAGACTTCACCTTGGAGAACCTCCGCAGAGACTCAGGAGAGGAAATGGACAag TTTTACAACTCCCTGTGTAGAAACCTGCCGAGGAGATACGTCCTCCCTCTGAAAGTGGACAAACAAACCCCTGTGGACCAGAACCTTGTGACCCTGCCAAACTATAAAGCCACTGCCAAGAAGACACAATCTGGAGAG GTTTTCATGACCCACGAGGAGCTTCACGACGAAGAGCTGCTGCAATACGGTGGCCTGGAGTTCCCTCAGATCAACTACGAACGCTGCAATGGTCGGCCTTACCGCTACTTTTACTCCTGTGGCTTTGGACACGTCTTCAGTGACTCCCTGCTCAAAATGGACGTGCACACCAAAGAGCTTAAG GTGTGGCGGTATCCCGGCTTGTTCCCGTCTGAGCCTGTCTTTGTTACTTCGCCTGAGGCTACGGAGGAAGATGAtggagttgtgttgtcagtcaTTATCACACCCCGAGAA GACAAAAGTACGTTCCTTCTCGTTCTGGATGCTAAGACCTTCACTGAGCTGGGCAGAGCAGAGGTCCCTGTCAATATCCCATATGGTACGCACGGCGTGTTTAATCATATGGCTTAG
- the bco2l gene encoding beta-carotene 15, 15-dioxygenase 2, like isoform X3 yields the protein MTTAPQTMSSRQRCPQVKGLESVAPLVNSVEECPDPIPTTIKGTIPLWINGSFLRNGPGKFEFGQDRYTHWFDGMAMMHRFHICEGNVTYSSRFLRSDSYVHNSEKNRIVVSEFGTLAMPDPCKNIFARFFSRFQIPKATDNASVNFVKYKGDYYVSTETNYMRHIDPQTLDTKEKMDWSQYIAVNSATAHPHYDRQGATYNMGNSHGKGGFFYNIIRVPPPEETGANEDCANLNGAKVICSIRACEPRKPSYYHSFVMSENYIVFVEQPIKLDLLKLMLYRIQGKSFHKVMTWEPQYDTIFHLVNLHTGKVSEVKYRAAPMFTLHQINAFEDNGFLVMDMCCGDDGEVIGDFTLENLRRDSGEEMDKFYNSLCRNLPRRYVLPLKVDKQTPVDQNLVTLPNYKATAKKTQSGEVFMTHEELHDEELLQYGGLEFPQINYERCNGRPYRYFYSCGFGHVFSDSLLKMDVHTKELKVWRYPGLFPSEPVFVTSPEATEEDDGVVLSVIITPREDKSTFLLVLDAKTFTELGRAEVPVNIPYGTHGVFNHMA from the exons ATGACTACTGCACCACAGACAA TGTCCAGCAGGCAGAGATGCCCTCAGGTCAAAGGGTTAGAGAGTGTAGCACCTCTGGTGAACTCTGTGGAGGAATGCCCTGATCCCATTCCCACCACCATAAAGGGAACCATCCCTTTATGGATAAATGGGAGCTTCCTGAGGAACGGCCCTGGAAAGTTTGAATTTGGCCAGGACAG ATACACCCATTGGTTTGACGGCATGGCCATGATGCACAGATTTCACATCTGTGAGGGCAATGTCACATACAGTAGCCGCTTCCTTAGAAGTGACTCGTATGTGCACAACTCCGAGAAGAATCGCATCGTAGTGTCAGAGTTCGGAACACTGGCCATGCCCGATCCTTGCAAGAACATCTTTGCTAGATTCTTCTCACGTTTTCAGATCCCAA AGGCTACAGACAACGCCAGCGTGAACTTTGTCAAGTACAAGGGAGACTACTATGTGAGCACAGAAACCAACTACATGAGACACATAGATCCTCAAACTTTGGACACAAAAGAGAAG ATGGACTGGAGCCAGTACATTGCTGTCAACTCAGCCACAGCTCACCCACACTATGACCGCCAAGGGGCCACATACAACATGGGCAACTCACATGGAAAAGGAG GTTTCTTCTACAACATCATCCGTGTGCCCCCACCTGAGGAGACGGGGGCGAATGAGGATTGCGCAAACCTGAATGGAGCCAAAGTGATCTGCTCCATCCGGGCATGTGAACCCAGAAAACCTTCCTACTATCACAGCTTCG TCATGTCGGAGAACTACATTGTGTTTGTGGAGCAGCCTATCAAGTTGGATCTGCTCAAGCTTATGCTGTACCGCATTCAAGGAAAGAGCTTTCATAAGGTCATGACCTGGGAGCCCCAGTATGACACCATTTTCCATCTGGTCAACCTGCACACAGGAAAA GTGAGTGAGGTCAAATACCGTGCAGCTCCCATGTTCACACTGCATCAGATCAATGCCTTTGAGGACAACGGCTTTCTTGTTATGGACATGTGCTGCGGGGATGATGGCGAGGTCATCGGAGACTTCACCTTGGAGAACCTCCGCAGAGACTCAGGAGAGGAAATGGACAag TTTTACAACTCCCTGTGTAGAAACCTGCCGAGGAGATACGTCCTCCCTCTGAAAGTGGACAAACAAACCCCTGTGGACCAGAACCTTGTGACCCTGCCAAACTATAAAGCCACTGCCAAGAAGACACAATCTGGAGAG GTTTTCATGACCCACGAGGAGCTTCACGACGAAGAGCTGCTGCAATACGGTGGCCTGGAGTTCCCTCAGATCAACTACGAACGCTGCAATGGTCGGCCTTACCGCTACTTTTACTCCTGTGGCTTTGGACACGTCTTCAGTGACTCCCTGCTCAAAATGGACGTGCACACCAAAGAGCTTAAG GTGTGGCGGTATCCCGGCTTGTTCCCGTCTGAGCCTGTCTTTGTTACTTCGCCTGAGGCTACGGAGGAAGATGAtggagttgtgttgtcagtcaTTATCACACCCCGAGAA GACAAAAGTACGTTCCTTCTCGTTCTGGATGCTAAGACCTTCACTGAGCTGGGCAGAGCAGAGGTCCCTGTCAATATCCCATATGGTACGCACGGCGTGTTTAATCATATGGCTTAG
- the ela3l gene encoding elastase 3 like — MIPIVLASVLIAAALGCGTPPIEPLTSRVVNGEDAKPHSWPWQISLQYERDGEWRHTCGGSLIAANWVMTAAHCINNKLSYRVFVGKHNLVEEEIGSKAILPEKIIVHEKWNPIFVAFGNDIAMIKLSEPVTLSDQVQLACIPPAGTLLTNLYPCYITGWGRLYTGGPIADKLQQALMPVADHPTCSQPDWWGIAVRTTMVCAGGDGVVAGCNGDSGGPLNCKNMEGVWEVHGIASFVSGLGCNYEKKPTVFTRVSAFNDWIDQVMMNN; from the exons ATGATCCCCATTGTGTTGGCCTCAGTGCTCATTGCTGCTG CCCTAGGGTGCGGCACCCCACCCATCGAGCCCCTGACTTCCCGTGTGGTCAATGGAGAAGATGCCAAGCCTCACAGCTGGCCCTGGCAG ATCTCTCTTCAGTATGAGAGGGATGGAGAATGGAGGCACACATGTGGGGGATCTCTGATTGCTGCCAACTGGGTCATGACTGCTGCTCACTGCATCAA CAACAAGCTCTCCTACAGGGTGTTTGTGGGAAAACACAACCTTGTGGAGGAGGAGATCGGCTCCAAGGCCATCTTGCCTGAGAAGATCATCGTGCATGAGAAATGGAACCCCATCTTTGTGGCTTTTGG TAACGACATTGCCATGATCAAACTGTCTGAGCCAGTGACTTTAAGCGACCAGGTTCAGCTGGCGTGCATCCCTCCTGCCGGTACCCTGCTGACCAACCTCTACCCTTGCTACATCACTGGATGGGGCAGACTGTACA CCGGAGGCCCCATTGCTGATAAGCTGCAGCAGGCTTTGATGCCAGTGGCTGACCACCCTACTTGCTCGCAGCCTGACTGGTGGGGCATCGCTGTCAGGACCACCATGGTGTGTGCTGGTGGGGACGGAGTTGTGGCTGGATGTAAT GGTGACTCAGGCGGCCCTCTGAACTGTAAGAACATGGAAGGCGTGTGGGAGGTGCACGGCATTGCAAGCTTCGTCTCTGGGCTGGGCTGCAACTACGAGAAGAAACCCACCGTCTTCACCCGTGTGTCCGCTTTCAATGACTGGATTGATCAG GTCATGATGAACAACTAA
- the bco2l gene encoding beta-carotene 15, 15-dioxygenase 2, like isoform X4: MNQPHTREGPEALFMTSFEFLSFIHTEAGFLSVSVSQSDGVTHSYSLFLCPPRHPPLHPTRYTHWFDGMAMMHRFHICEGNVTYSSRFLRSDSYVHNSEKNRIVVSEFGTLAMPDPCKNIFARFFSRFQIPKATDNASVNFVKYKGDYYVSTETNYMRHIDPQTLDTKEKMDWSQYIAVNSATAHPHYDRQGATYNMGNSHGKGGFFYNIIRVPPPEETGANEDCANLNGAKVICSIRACEPRKPSYYHSFVMSENYIVFVEQPIKLDLLKLMLYRIQGKSFHKVMTWEPQYDTIFHLVNLHTGKVSEVKYRAAPMFTLHQINAFEDNGFLVMDMCCGDDGEVIGDFTLENLRRDSGEEMDKFYNSLCRNLPRRYVLPLKVDKQTPVDQNLVTLPNYKATAKKTQSGEVFMTHEELHDEELLQYGGLEFPQINYERCNGRPYRYFYSCGFGHVFSDSLLKMDVHTKELKVWRYPGLFPSEPVFVTSPEATEEDDGVVLSVIITPREDKSTFLLVLDAKTFTELGRAEVPVNIPYGTHGVFNHMA; encoded by the exons ATGAATCAGCCACACACACGTGAAGGCCCAGAGGCACTTTTCATGACAAGTTTTGAATTTTTGtctttcatccacacagaagCAGGATTTCTCTCTGTTTCAGTGTCTCAAAGTGATGGTGTCACACACTCTTACAGTCTGTTTCTTTGTCCCCCCCGCCACCCACCCCTCCACCCTACCAGATACACCCATTGGTTTGACGGCATGGCCATGATGCACAGATTTCACATCTGTGAGGGCAATGTCACATACAGTAGCCGCTTCCTTAGAAGTGACTCGTATGTGCACAACTCCGAGAAGAATCGCATCGTAGTGTCAGAGTTCGGAACACTGGCCATGCCCGATCCTTGCAAGAACATCTTTGCTAGATTCTTCTCACGTTTTCAGATCCCAA AGGCTACAGACAACGCCAGCGTGAACTTTGTCAAGTACAAGGGAGACTACTATGTGAGCACAGAAACCAACTACATGAGACACATAGATCCTCAAACTTTGGACACAAAAGAGAAG ATGGACTGGAGCCAGTACATTGCTGTCAACTCAGCCACAGCTCACCCACACTATGACCGCCAAGGGGCCACATACAACATGGGCAACTCACATGGAAAAGGAG GTTTCTTCTACAACATCATCCGTGTGCCCCCACCTGAGGAGACGGGGGCGAATGAGGATTGCGCAAACCTGAATGGAGCCAAAGTGATCTGCTCCATCCGGGCATGTGAACCCAGAAAACCTTCCTACTATCACAGCTTCG TCATGTCGGAGAACTACATTGTGTTTGTGGAGCAGCCTATCAAGTTGGATCTGCTCAAGCTTATGCTGTACCGCATTCAAGGAAAGAGCTTTCATAAGGTCATGACCTGGGAGCCCCAGTATGACACCATTTTCCATCTGGTCAACCTGCACACAGGAAAA GTGAGTGAGGTCAAATACCGTGCAGCTCCCATGTTCACACTGCATCAGATCAATGCCTTTGAGGACAACGGCTTTCTTGTTATGGACATGTGCTGCGGGGATGATGGCGAGGTCATCGGAGACTTCACCTTGGAGAACCTCCGCAGAGACTCAGGAGAGGAAATGGACAag TTTTACAACTCCCTGTGTAGAAACCTGCCGAGGAGATACGTCCTCCCTCTGAAAGTGGACAAACAAACCCCTGTGGACCAGAACCTTGTGACCCTGCCAAACTATAAAGCCACTGCCAAGAAGACACAATCTGGAGAG GTTTTCATGACCCACGAGGAGCTTCACGACGAAGAGCTGCTGCAATACGGTGGCCTGGAGTTCCCTCAGATCAACTACGAACGCTGCAATGGTCGGCCTTACCGCTACTTTTACTCCTGTGGCTTTGGACACGTCTTCAGTGACTCCCTGCTCAAAATGGACGTGCACACCAAAGAGCTTAAG GTGTGGCGGTATCCCGGCTTGTTCCCGTCTGAGCCTGTCTTTGTTACTTCGCCTGAGGCTACGGAGGAAGATGAtggagttgtgttgtcagtcaTTATCACACCCCGAGAA GACAAAAGTACGTTCCTTCTCGTTCTGGATGCTAAGACCTTCACTGAGCTGGGCAGAGCAGAGGTCCCTGTCAATATCCCATATGGTACGCACGGCGTGTTTAATCATATGGCTTAG